In Microcoleus sp. AS-A8, one DNA window encodes the following:
- the menB gene encoding 1,4-dihydroxy-2-naphthoyl-CoA synthase, which produces MQIDWQTAKTYEDILYHKTDGIAKITINRPHKRNAFRPKTVFELYDAFCDAREDPSIGVVLLTGAGPHTDGKYAFCSGGDQSVRGKAGYVDDEGVPRLNVLDLQRLIRSMPKVVIALVAGYAIGGGHVLHLICDLSIAADNAIFGQTGPKVGSFDGGFGASYLARVVGQKKAREIWFLCRQYTASQALEMGLVNCVVSVDQLEAEGLQWANEILAHSPIAIRCLKAAFNADCDGQAGLQELAGNATLLYYMTEEGAEGKQAFLEKRSPNFRQYPWLP; this is translated from the coding sequence ATGCAAATTGACTGGCAAACCGCCAAAACCTACGAAGATATCCTTTATCACAAAACCGACGGTATTGCCAAAATCACGATTAATCGCCCTCACAAACGCAACGCCTTTCGCCCCAAAACCGTCTTTGAACTCTATGATGCTTTCTGTGATGCTCGTGAAGATCCCTCTATTGGCGTTGTCCTGTTGACGGGTGCTGGGCCTCATACAGATGGGAAATACGCTTTTTGTTCTGGCGGTGACCAAAGCGTGCGGGGGAAGGCGGGGTATGTGGACGATGAAGGCGTTCCCCGCTTAAATGTACTCGATTTACAACGCCTGATTCGCTCCATGCCCAAGGTGGTGATTGCCTTAGTTGCAGGATATGCGATCGGGGGGGGTCACGTTTTACACCTGATTTGTGACCTAAGTATTGCGGCTGATAATGCGATTTTTGGTCAAACTGGCCCAAAAGTCGGAAGTTTCGATGGAGGGTTTGGCGCTAGCTATCTCGCCAGAGTCGTTGGACAAAAAAAAGCCAGAGAAATTTGGTTCCTCTGTCGCCAGTACACAGCCTCTCAGGCACTGGAAATGGGTCTAGTTAACTGTGTTGTGTCAGTCGATCAGCTAGAAGCGGAGGGTCTGCAGTGGGCGAATGAAATTTTAGCCCATAGTCCGATCGCCATCCGTTGCTTAAAAGCGGCCTTTAACGCTGACTGTGACGGTCAAGCGGGTCTCCAGGAACTTGCCGGAAATGCCACCTTACTCTATTACATGACGGAGGAAGGGGCAGAAGGGAAACAAGCGTTCCTGGAAAAGCGATCGCCCAATTTCCGTCAATACCCCTGGTTACCGTAA
- a CDS encoding glycosyltransferase — translation MFFSVVIPTYNRKPILEKCLRAIENQQLRDGSVVAGYEVVLVDDGSTDGTLEWLESHKSEFPHVRSHAQDHMGPAAARNLGVEQAKGDTIIFIDSDLVVTEQFLQAHADALVQGQQQLGSVSEAAPEEARCFTYGWVINTCNFDNPTSEPYKITDFSAAYFATGNVAIARKWLEKAGLFDTRFQLYGWEDLELGVRLKQLDLKLIKCPEAVGYHWHPPFALDQIPRMIDREIQRGRMGVLFYEKHPTWEVRMMIQMTWLHRLLWGILSLRGRLNERTMAPFLQWLINQGKPQLALEIARIFLNWYNVQGVYAAYAETQINH, via the coding sequence TTGTTTTTCAGCGTCGTCATTCCCACCTATAATCGCAAACCTATTCTGGAAAAATGCCTGAGAGCGATAGAAAATCAGCAACTCAGGGATGGTAGTGTTGTTGCCGGCTACGAAGTTGTCTTAGTGGATGATGGCTCAACCGATGGCACCTTGGAGTGGTTAGAGTCCCACAAGAGCGAGTTTCCCCATGTGCGATCGCACGCTCAAGACCACATGGGGCCAGCCGCCGCCCGAAATTTGGGGGTAGAGCAGGCTAAGGGTGACACCATTATCTTTATAGATAGCGATCTAGTTGTCACGGAACAGTTCCTTCAGGCTCATGCCGATGCGTTGGTGCAGGGACAGCAGCAACTAGGGAGCGTTAGCGAAGCGGCTCCAGAGGAGGCTCGCTGCTTCACCTATGGCTGGGTGATTAATACCTGTAATTTCGACAATCCCACATCGGAACCCTACAAAATCACAGATTTTTCAGCCGCCTATTTTGCCACCGGGAATGTGGCGATCGCACGTAAATGGCTCGAAAAAGCCGGACTCTTTGACACCCGCTTCCAACTCTATGGTTGGGAAGACTTAGAACTGGGTGTCAGACTCAAACAACTCGATTTAAAACTGATTAAATGTCCCGAAGCTGTAGGCTACCACTGGCATCCCCCTTTTGCTTTAGACCAAATTCCCCGCATGATTGACCGAGAAATTCAGCGGGGACGTATGGGTGTTTTGTTTTATGAAAAGCACCCCACTTGGGAAGTACGGATGATGATTCAGATGACTTGGTTACATCGCCTACTTTGGGGTATCCTCTCCCTGAGGGGCAGGCTGAATGAACGAACAATGGCTCCTTTTTTACAATGGCTGATTAATCAAGGTAAGCCCCAATTAGCCTTAGAAATTGCCCGAATTTTTCTCAATTGGTATAACGTTCAAGGTGTTTATGCGGCTTATGCTGAAACTCAGATCAACCATTAA